Below is a genomic region from Flavobacterium ginsengisoli.
ACGTTTTTCCGTTAATGAATCGTTCGGTAAAAATTAATCCGTATCGATCTCCTTTTTTAAGCTTAAAGAAGTCAATAGACCAAGAAAAAACTTTTGTTATTCGACTTGCCAAAGCAGTTTCGACACTTTCGTTTCCTAAAGTTTCAGACAATGAACTTTTAAGAACGCCACCGATCATTTTTCTTTTTAAAGTAACGGGTTTTATTTTTTTGTATGCTTTTGCAATGCTATCTCTTAAGTCGATAACATAATAACTTAATGCGTCTGGCTGATAAACAAAAACTTGAAGATTATTTGTTTTGTTTTTAGAGCGAAGTAAAGTAAAAGGTTTGCCGTAACGGATGCTTCTCACATTGAACGAATCTTTTACCTGTTCAACAATATCATGAACTTTTTTGTCTCCAATATTTTGGCTCTGAAGTATTGATCCAAAAGAGTCTCCTTTTGAAATAGTATCATTAACAACATTAAAATCTGCGTAATTAAAACCGAATTCTATTTTTTTGGTTGCTGGTTTAGTAATTTTGGTTTCTACTTTTTCTTCTGCTTTTTTACATGAAAAAATAGAAAACAAGACAATTAAAATTACGACTGCTTTTTTCAAACTTTATAAATTTTTTGTGGTGAAATTAGGCTTCAGTTTCATTTCCCCAATTGGACAATTCTTCTTCGGTCCACAATTTAGGAAAAAAGATGCGTCTTTGGTATTTTGGATGCATATATTTTTGCCAGTCACTTCCTCCTGTCGCTTCTCCATTGCCTTTTCCGCTTTCTAAAATATATTTTCTGGCAGTATTAAGGTGTTGCATTACCCAGGTAATATTTACCGTTTTGTCATAATGGCGCATAGCATCAATCAACGATGCATTTTGTTGATCTTCAAGAGGTAATTGGATGAATTTTTGCCAAAGGTTTTTTGTTTTAAATGAAGCCATTTGTCTTAAAAATGGTTCTTTGTACTTCTTTTCAAACTCATTAAGTAAATATGATTTTTCGCCAGTATGATAGTCTTTCCCAGCAGCTTGCCAATAAAGATGTTCAAAGCTAGTTTCTAAGTCGGTGTTTTCGTCAAAATTTGCTTTATATCTGCGATCTGTTAAATTGATAACGTCGGTCGATGCAAATTCGATCATTCTATATTGTGCGCTCTGAAAACCACTAGCTGGAGTAAGCGTATTTCTGAATTTCATGTATTGATCTACTTCCATACCATTTTCCATGATGCTGAAAGAGTTGGTAAGCATGTCAAAATATCTTGTGATTCGTGATAATCTTTCGCTGAAAAATCTACTTGAATGTTTTCTGTTTCAGCAATCTGATCAATTTCCCACAGAATCATTTTAAAGATTAATTCGTTTACCTGATGGTACATGATAAAAACCATTTCGTCAGGAAGTGTGGTGCGCTGAATTTGTAAATTTAATAGGGCATCGGTTTGAATGTAATCCCAGTAAGTAATTGGTTTGGCCCAAAGCAATCCTTCTAACTGAACATCAGTTTTTTGATTTATGGCTTGAAATTTTAGGTCAATTTCTTTTAAAATTGCTTCAGAATGATCTGTAGGGTTCATTATTTTTTTGCTTTAAGTGGACTTTTCAATCCTTTATATTCATCAAGATCAGCCTTAAGAGATCCTACAGCTAAATCTGCTTTAATTCTAATTGGAACTTTATTTACATCGTCTGTGATCCAGAGTGTTAAGCTCTCTTTTTCTTTAAATACTCTACCTGTCTGTACCAATGGCTTAAAAACCATCGTAGAAACGGTACCAAATTTAGTCGTAATATCTTGACGACCTACATATTTTAACTTAAATTTTGTGATTTCATCATCAAAAAACATATCGATTGTGATGGCTTCTCCAGATTTGAGTTTGTCGATATTTGGGTGATTCCTCAAAAAGTAAAAAGCCGATACAATATCTTGTACTTCTTCTGAAACCATTATGGTTTTTTCTGATTTTCGTTTATAGTCTTTTACTAAAACTTTGTTTTCATTTTGATTAAAAAAACCTTCTTGATTTTTGGTATAACCGCCTTCGTCAATTTTTCTAACATAACGATATGGTTTTCCTGTCTCTTTGTCAAAATAGCTTTCGTATAAATCTTCTACTTTAAAGAAAAATTTAGACATTCCAGTTGTGTAACCTTTTCCGACAGAGTGATATACCTTTTTGTTGTTAATTGTGGCATCTTTGACTTCAAGTGTTGCATAACCGGCGTTTACAATTCCGTAATGTATTCTAAATTTGAAATATTCTCCAGTATCGAAAGCATCTTCTTTTTGAGGCGCGAATGAGAGTATCGTTAGTGCTAATATAGTGAGAATGAACTTTTTCATAGTATAATCTTTACGTTTATTATAAAGGTAGACAAATGCAAAATCTATTCCAAATGTACCAAAACAAAAAAACTCAGTCAAAGATGACTGAGTTTTTATGCTATTAACTAACCAAAAAACTATAAATTATGAAATTTATATCAATTCGGAAGGAAACCACCCCTTCCTGATTTGCGGTGCAAAGATAGATAGAAAGTTCAAAAATAAAATAGCAAAAGTCAAGTTTAACATAACATTTGCAAAAAAAGCATCGTTTTTTGGAGAATTATGCGGTTTTCTATATGAAAATTAACATTTTATAGCGTTCCTCTCAATTCTTGCTCTCTTTCGATAGACTCAAAAAGGGCTTTAAAGTTACCTGCACCGAATCCTTTTGCACCCATTCTTTGAATAATTTCGAAGAAAAGCGTCGGTCTGTCTTGAACAGGCTTCGTAAAAATCTGTAATAAGTATCCGTCTTCATCGGCATCAACCATGATCGCTAATTTTTCGATTTCGTTCAAATCTTCTTTCATCATATCCATATGAACACCTAATCTTTCAGGAATTGCTTCATAATAAGCATGAGGAGGAGCAGATAAAAATTCAACGCCGCGCGCTCTTAGCTGTGAGACAGTTTTAATAATGTCATCTGTTGCAATAGCAATATGTTGAATTCCAGGTCCGCCGTAAAAATCTAAATATTCTTCAATCTGAGATTTTTTCTTTCCTTCGGCTGGTTCGTTGATTGGAAATTTAATTCTTCCGTTTCCGTTAGACATTACCTTACTCATCAAAGCAGAATATTCTGTAGTAATTTGTTTGTCGTCAAAAGATAAGAAATTCACGAATCCCATAACTTCCTCGTAGAATTTTACCCAAGTATTCATTTCATTCCATCCTACATTTCCAACCATGTGGTCGATATATTTTAAACCAGTTGATTCTGGGTTAAAATCAGATTTCCATTCTTTGTAACCTGGTAAGAAAACACCATTATAGTTTTTTCTTTCTACAAAAATGTGAACCGTTTCTCCGTAAGTGTAAATTCCAGAACGAACTACCTGACCAAATTCATCTTCTTCAACAGTTGGTTCCATAAAAGAACGAGCGCCACGTTTCATAGTTTCTTCGTAAGATTTTGTCGCATCTTCAACCCAAAGTCTTGCAACTTTTACTCCGTCACCGTGTTTTTTCAAATGTTCGTTAATTGGAGAATCAGCTGTTAAAGGCGTTGTCAAAACAATTCTGATTTTATCTTGCTTTAAAACATAAGATGCTCTGTCTTTTACTCCAGTTTCTAATCCGGCATAAGCTAATGACTGATATCCAAATGCAGATTTATAGTAATGTGCTCGCTTGTTTTGCATTTCCCACATAAAATTCTACATAATCTGTTCCTAATAATGGAAGGAAATCTTGTGCTCCTTCAAATATTTTTTCTAATCCGTATTCTACTGATTTAACTTCTTTTGACATGATGTTTATTTGTTTAATCGGTTAATCGTTTAATTGATTTTTCCGAATGTTGTGTTTAGATTTTTTTTTAACGCAAAGGGCGCAAAGATTTTTTAAGTTATATTTTGTAAAATCGCTAAGAACGCAAAGCTTTGTGAACTCGTTTGAGTAAAACGTCATTAATCTTTGTGAACTTTGCGAAAAATCCTTTGTGAACTTTGCGGTTAAACTCGATTAGTTACTCCATCCAAGATTTATAATATTTCCCGTCATCCAGACCCATAGCTTCTTCAGTAACCATTAATGGACGGAAAGTATCCACCATAACGGCTAATTCTTGAGTTTCTTTGTGACCAATGCTTGCGTTCCATTGCGCCCGGTGCTGGCCCGTGCGGAATTCCTTTTGGGTGTAAAGTGATGTGACCTTGTTCAATATTATTACGGCTCATAAAATCGCCATCAACATAATATAGTACTTCGTCAGAATCTATATTACTATGATTGTATGGTGCCGGAATAGCTTTTGGGTGATAATCGTAAAGTCTAGGGCAGAATGAACAAACTACAAAAGCAGCTGTTTCAAAAGTTTGATGCACTGGTGGCGGTTGGTGAACACGCCCAGTTATAGGTTCGAAATTATGAATTGAAAATCCGTAAGGGAAATTGTATCCGTCCCAACCAACAACGTCAAACGGATGTGTGGCATAAACCACTTCATGAATCATTCCTTCTTTTTTGATTTTGATTAGAAAATCGCCTTTTTCGTCATGCGTTTCCAATTCATTTGGCAGAATAAAATCACGCTCGCAAAATGGAGAATGTTCTAAATGCTGACCTGACTGATTTTTATAACGTTTTGGAGTATAAAAAGGAGAATAAGATTCTACGTAAAATAGTCGGTTATCTTCCGTTTCGAAATCGATCTGATAAATAATACCACGTGGAATAATTAAGTAATCGCCATATTCAAACGGAATATTTCCTAACATGGTTCTTAATTTTCCTTTTCCTCTGTGAATGAAAAGCATTTCATCGGCATCGGCATTTTTGTAGAAATAATTTCGAAGCGATTCTTTCGGCGCTGCCAAACCAATAATGCAGTCTTTATTGACTAACATTGCTTTTCGGCTGTCTAGAAAATCATTTTCAGGTTTTAATTCAAAACCTTTAAAAAGAAGTGATTTTATATTTTTTCCGATTGCAATTTTAGGTTCAACCGAATAAGAGTTTAAAATTTCTTTAACCTGTGTTGGTCTGTGTACATGATATGATAGCGACGAATGTCCGTGGAAACCTTCGGTTCCAAACAATTGTTCG
It encodes:
- a CDS encoding DUF3108 domain-containing protein, whose product is MKKFILTILALTILSFAPQKEDAFDTGEYFKFRIHYGIVNAGYATLEVKDATINNKKVYHSVGKGYTTGMSKFFFKVEDLYESYFDKETGKPYRYVRKIDEGGYTKNQEGFFNQNENKVLVKDYKRKSEKTIMVSEEVQDIVSAFYFLRNHPNIDKLKSGEAITIDMFFDDEITKFKLKYVGRQDITTKFGTVSTMVFKPLVQTGRVFKEKESLTLWITDDVNKVPIRIKADLAVGSLKADLDEYKGLKSPLKAKK